A single window of Oerskovia paurometabola DNA harbors:
- the thrB gene encoding homoserine kinase produces the protein MQLGADHVRVRVPATSANLGPGFDAMGLALARYDVLEVRALGNGDVVVDVEGEGAGEVPGDERHLVVRALRAALDLVGAPQTGLHLTATNAIPHGRGLGSSAAAVVAGIVAARALVADPAALDDATVLQLATEFEGHPDNAAPAIYGGATIAWTSTVEGDEGAHAVRLDVHPDIEATVLVPTIRLATSRARGVLPETVPHADAALNAGRAALLVEALTRSPHHLFDATEDRLHQEYRAGVMSASWELVRALRADGLAATISGAGPTVLLLGDASDRDRADAVLRDLLHGSDQWRAYRPGIDLAGVRSERVLGSAGLADPSSRQSH, from the coding sequence ATGCAGCTCGGAGCCGACCATGTGCGCGTGCGCGTGCCCGCGACGAGCGCGAACCTCGGCCCTGGCTTCGACGCCATGGGGCTGGCCCTCGCGCGCTACGACGTTCTCGAGGTGCGTGCGCTCGGCAACGGCGACGTGGTCGTCGACGTCGAGGGGGAGGGGGCGGGCGAGGTCCCCGGTGACGAGCGGCACCTGGTCGTGCGCGCGCTGCGTGCCGCCCTCGACCTGGTCGGCGCACCGCAGACGGGGCTGCACCTGACGGCCACGAACGCGATCCCGCACGGTCGGGGCCTCGGATCCTCGGCCGCTGCGGTCGTGGCCGGGATCGTCGCCGCGCGCGCCCTGGTCGCGGACCCCGCGGCCCTCGACGACGCGACGGTCCTGCAGCTCGCGACCGAGTTCGAGGGGCATCCGGACAACGCCGCGCCCGCGATCTACGGGGGAGCGACGATCGCGTGGACGAGCACGGTCGAGGGGGACGAGGGGGCGCACGCGGTGCGCCTCGACGTCCACCCGGACATCGAGGCGACCGTCCTGGTCCCCACGATCCGGCTCGCCACGAGCCGTGCTCGCGGTGTCCTGCCGGAGACCGTGCCGCACGCCGACGCCGCGCTCAACGCAGGGCGCGCGGCCCTGCTCGTCGAGGCGCTCACCCGTTCGCCGCACCACCTGTTCGACGCGACCGAGGACCGGCTCCACCAGGAGTATCGCGCGGGCGTCATGTCCGCGTCGTGGGAGCTCGTGCGCGCGCTGCGGGCCGACGGCCTGGCCGCGACGATCTCGGGAGCCGGGCCCACCGTCCTGCTGCTGGGGGACGCCTCGGACCGTGACCGGGCGGACGCGGTGCTGCGCGACCTGCTGCACGGGTCGGACCAGTGGCGTGCCTACCGTCCGGGCATCGACCTGGCAGGGGTGCGGTCCGAGCGTGTCCTGGGGTCGGCGGGTCTGGCCGACCCGTCCTCCCGACAGTCGCACTGA